A genome region from Nitrosopumilus oxyclinae includes the following:
- a CDS encoding helix-turn-helix transcriptional regulator — protein MTDLFDETANYVLDLASPQRMEILFKLLEKNSTPTALAKEIGATKQEVHRNFTRLEESGLIEKKNDGKYVLTTFGKTVCTQVPSLVFLSQNRKYFEEHNFGEIPHKFQMRCGQLAVSQRVKGFSKTMEQWKSIYKNSNEYIYEVLSEVPLDLIEPLIKQVKKGINFDYIFSESAVVPKGRKALLKKFGFDKLMADGLIQRKMTKDVQTVLVMNEKEACIMFPKVDGESDISEMFYSDDSMFHEWCLDYFRYCWYGSDVFKESKLKE, from the coding sequence TTGACAGACCTTTTTGATGAAACTGCAAACTATGTTCTTGATTTGGCCAGCCCCCAAAGAATGGAAATTTTATTCAAATTATTAGAGAAAAATTCTACCCCGACTGCATTGGCAAAGGAGATTGGTGCAACTAAACAAGAAGTACATAGAAATTTCACACGATTGGAGGAAAGTGGTTTGATTGAAAAGAAAAATGATGGGAAATACGTGTTAACAACATTTGGAAAAACAGTTTGCACTCAGGTACCCTCATTAGTTTTCCTTTCACAAAATAGGAAATATTTTGAAGAGCACAATTTTGGAGAAATTCCACATAAATTCCAAATGCGCTGTGGGCAATTAGCAGTTAGTCAGCGTGTCAAGGGATTTTCTAAAACAATGGAGCAGTGGAAGAGTATTTACAAAAATTCTAATGAATATATCTATGAGGTGCTATCTGAAGTCCCTCTAGATTTGATAGAGCCTCTGATAAAGCAAGTCAAGAAAGGGATAAACTTTGATTATATTTTTTCTGAATCTGCAGTAGTTCCAAAAGGAAGGAAGGCACTTCTCAAGAAATTTGGATTTGATAAATTAATGGCTGATGGATTAATCCAAAGAAAAATGACAAAAGATGTTCAAACAGTACTTGTGATGAATGAGAAAGAGGCATGCATAATGTTTCCAAAAGTAGATGGAGAGTCCGATATTAGTGAGATGTTTTATTCAGATGATTCAATGTTTCATGAATGGTGTCTTGACTATTTCAGATATTGTTGGTATGGTTCTGATGTTTTCAAAGAGAGTAAATTAAAAGAATAG
- a CDS encoding nitroreductase family protein, whose amino-acid sequence MQFQTVEASYISKEGCRLVWKGVDDDDTDVIILNKNELESLVEIFKKNSTGEVELEDQSSFIRVNSDVTQFTLTNHGLLEAKTAELQEQVLEFAKIPHEPQYVYVGSKEFYPSVWIRDDDKESGDIATENPKQSLIEAILSSEPEKIRQDLSPTDLFRVFSTRRSTRKFLKTKVEDWKIDKILSAADVAPTAGNFQGFQVFLIKNDKTKEALVEAANKQPYVNAPVVLVFCMEPSRVKLKFPQEILEKFSLQDATIAAAFSLLAASGVGLSTIWIGMFDEEKVKKILGTDLRPSSILCIGYPDKKKPPKSRRKLKELIKVIE is encoded by the coding sequence ATGCAATTTCAAACAGTTGAGGCGTCATACATATCAAAAGAAGGATGTAGGCTAGTTTGGAAAGGAGTTGATGATGACGATACAGATGTTATCATTCTAAACAAGAATGAACTAGAAAGTTTGGTCGAAATTTTTAAAAAAAACTCTACAGGTGAAGTAGAGTTAGAAGATCAGTCTAGCTTTATCAGAGTTAATTCTGATGTTACACAATTTACATTAACAAATCATGGATTACTTGAGGCAAAGACTGCTGAACTACAAGAACAAGTTTTAGAGTTTGCCAAAATCCCACATGAACCACAATATGTTTACGTTGGTTCAAAAGAATTCTATCCCTCTGTCTGGATTCGAGATGATGATAAAGAATCTGGAGATATTGCTACAGAAAATCCAAAACAATCCCTCATTGAAGCAATACTATCTTCAGAACCTGAAAAAATTAGGCAAGATCTTTCCCCTACTGATTTGTTCAGGGTGTTCTCTACTAGACGCTCAACTAGAAAATTTCTTAAAACCAAAGTTGAGGATTGGAAAATTGACAAGATTTTATCGGCAGCAGATGTTGCCCCTACTGCTGGAAACTTTCAAGGATTTCAGGTATTTTTGATTAAAAATGATAAAACAAAAGAAGCCCTTGTAGAGGCTGCAAATAAGCAACCATATGTCAATGCACCTGTAGTTTTGGTATTTTGTATGGAGCCTTCTAGAGTCAAACTAAAGTTCCCTCAAGAAATATTGGAGAAATTTTCATTACAAGATGCTACAATTGCGGCTGCCTTTTCATTGTTGGCAGCATCAGGTGTAGGATTAAGTACGATCTGGATTGGGATGTTTGATGAAGAAAAGGTAAAGAAAATTTTAGGTACTGATTTGAGACCTTCATCTATTCTTTGTATTGGATATCCTGATAAGAAAAAACCTCCAAAATCTAGAAGAAAACTAAAAGAACTAATCAAAGTAATTGAATAG
- the purL gene encoding phosphoribosylformylglycinamidine synthase subunit PurL, with translation MSLEKRELAELKSKIGRDPTSTELQIVAAEWSEHCSYKSSKRHLKMLPMDGPLVINEKGYDSGVLDVGDGYVVTAHIESHNHPSAVEPYGGAATGVGGVIRDILSAGTRPIAIFDGLRFGDIEKDLQARWLFKNAVTGIADYGNCLGIPTIGGEVEFDECYENYAMVDVAALGFGKKENLIKNHVEKDDIVVLMGGSTGRDGIGGSQFASDSLESEDRSAVQIPDPFIEKLIIEAVLQARNEGLIHAMKDLGGGGLSCAISETADAMEIGIEMDVDKVHTRESDMNADEIMVSESQERMLIVTSKTKFKKLEEICNKFRIGCSVIGHVKYDNNVHIKKGEKTVANLPADFVANATLLDLPSKEPAYLKTIETEKTFNPISDYSKLMITLLASPNIASKIWVYGQYDHEVGIRTVVKPGTDASVLRLDNGKYLSAKIDGNPKQCYINPREGAIGCFEEACRNVVCTGARPIGMLDHLQFGNPNDPEIFWTFLESLKGLTDFAKSFQIPCVGGKVSLYNETPKGSIKPTPVIGVIGLIDKKPSVPQKISKDDCLIIIGDTRNELGGSEYFEYVHKFIGGKCPVVNFDDSKKHMKSVLDIIDKNLIKLAHDCSKGGLAVAVSEICMTNQIGCVTSLDKVPGEKLDVDRILFSESHSRYLLSFDKKNLLGIEDVLKKNNVSFKQIGEFGGEKIQFTNDSKLIIDLDLKKTHEIWLHALPNLVLHGKKFSDDNG, from the coding sequence ATGAGTTTAGAAAAACGAGAACTTGCTGAATTAAAATCTAAAATTGGTAGAGATCCTACCTCTACTGAACTACAAATCGTAGCTGCTGAGTGGTCTGAACACTGTTCATACAAGTCATCTAAACGACATTTGAAAATGTTGCCTATGGATGGACCACTTGTAATTAATGAGAAAGGATATGATTCTGGGGTTTTAGATGTCGGTGATGGATATGTGGTAACTGCTCATATTGAAAGTCACAACCATCCATCTGCTGTTGAACCATACGGCGGCGCTGCCACTGGAGTCGGTGGAGTGATTAGAGATATTTTATCTGCTGGTACTAGACCTATTGCGATTTTTGATGGTTTGAGATTTGGTGACATTGAAAAAGATTTGCAAGCAAGATGGTTGTTCAAAAATGCTGTTACTGGTATTGCTGATTATGGAAATTGTTTAGGTATTCCAACTATTGGAGGAGAAGTAGAGTTTGATGAATGCTATGAAAATTATGCAATGGTAGATGTTGCTGCATTAGGTTTTGGTAAAAAAGAAAATTTGATCAAAAATCACGTAGAGAAAGATGACATTGTTGTTTTGATGGGAGGTTCTACTGGCAGGGATGGCATTGGTGGTTCTCAATTTGCATCTGATTCTTTGGAATCTGAAGACCGTTCTGCTGTCCAAATCCCTGACCCATTTATTGAGAAATTAATCATAGAAGCAGTTTTGCAGGCACGAAATGAGGGATTAATTCATGCCATGAAAGATCTTGGCGGTGGCGGTTTATCTTGTGCAATTTCAGAAACTGCTGATGCTATGGAGATTGGTATTGAAATGGATGTCGACAAAGTTCACACTAGAGAATCTGACATGAATGCTGATGAGATCATGGTTTCAGAATCTCAAGAAAGAATGTTAATTGTTACAAGTAAAACAAAATTTAAAAAACTAGAAGAAATTTGTAATAAATTTCGAATCGGTTGTTCAGTTATTGGTCATGTAAAATATGATAACAATGTGCATATCAAAAAAGGTGAAAAAACAGTTGCCAATTTACCTGCTGATTTTGTAGCTAATGCAACACTACTTGATTTGCCATCAAAAGAACCCGCTTATTTGAAAACTATTGAAACTGAAAAGACATTCAATCCTATCTCTGATTACTCTAAACTTATGATAACATTACTTGCATCGCCCAACATTGCAAGTAAGATTTGGGTTTATGGACAATATGATCATGAAGTTGGAATTCGAACTGTAGTGAAACCTGGAACTGATGCATCTGTGTTAAGATTAGATAATGGAAAATACCTTTCTGCAAAAATTGACGGTAATCCAAAACAATGCTACATCAATCCTCGGGAAGGGGCAATTGGTTGCTTTGAGGAAGCATGTAGAAATGTTGTCTGTACTGGAGCAAGACCCATTGGAATGCTTGATCATCTTCAATTTGGTAATCCTAATGATCCTGAAATTTTCTGGACTTTCTTAGAATCACTAAAGGGGTTAACTGATTTTGCAAAATCCTTTCAAATCCCATGTGTTGGAGGCAAAGTTAGTCTGTATAATGAGACTCCTAAAGGCTCAATCAAGCCAACTCCAGTCATTGGGGTAATTGGATTAATTGACAAGAAACCATCAGTTCCTCAAAAAATCTCAAAAGATGACTGTCTTATCATAATTGGCGATACTAGAAATGAACTTGGTGGTTCTGAATACTTTGAATATGTTCACAAATTCATTGGTGGGAAATGTCCTGTAGTAAATTTTGATGATTCAAAAAAACACATGAAATCTGTTCTTGATATTATTGATAAAAATCTCATCAAATTGGCACATGATTGCTCTAAAGGTGGACTAGCAGTTGCAGTATCTGAAATTTGCATGACTAATCAAATTGGCTGTGTTACCTCATTGGATAAAGTCCCTGGTGAAAAACTAGATGTTGATAGAATCTTGTTTTCTGAAAGCCATTCTAGATATCTATTATCTTTTGATAAGAAAAATCTCTTAGGAATTGAAGATGTTCTCAAAAAGAATAATGTTTCATTCAAACAGATAGGTGAATTTGGTGGTGAAAAAATTCAATTTACTAATGATTCAAAATTAATAATTGATCTTGATTTGAAAAAGACCCATGAAATATGGTTACATGCACTTCCAAATTTAGTACTGCACGGTAAAAAATTCTCTGATGATAATGGCTGA
- a CDS encoding amidophosphoribosyltransferase — translation MPKVKENCGVVGIYSLTGKNVVPMVFDALRALQHRGQEAWGFAVPNKPPFKKIGLVSHSSSEFKKIAQEYASPCVIGHVRYSTMGTSTLENAQPLKVKDLCIAHNGTIANAQELSNLVGGCSFTPQNASDTLVAAQRLVSLISENGEMGKALSILKNEMVGSYCFTFISDDNSVYAARDPKGFRPMVLGHKESDDTYIVTSESAAVTAVGATLQRDVVPGELIKLSQSGLETEQFSTDTSRAHCSFEFTYFAHPSSNMEGRNIYVSRKKIGQFMAKKFPIKDADLVIPVPDSARPAALGYAQELGVSFDEGLLKDRYSKKGPLRSFIEPHQSDRVEINRWIIPISEIIKDKHVVVIDDSLVRGTSSKAIIKALRRAGAKKISMLITYPQINYPCYAGIDFPSQEELATYTNGKTMSSDEITEMVRQSIGVDFLGYNTAENLAEAVGMPKDSMCFTCSSGNYDSLGIKPDFTKREQVKAKI, via the coding sequence ATGCCAAAAGTAAAGGAAAACTGCGGTGTTGTAGGAATTTACAGTTTAACTGGAAAAAATGTTGTTCCGATGGTCTTTGATGCTTTACGAGCTTTACAGCATAGAGGACAAGAAGCTTGGGGATTTGCAGTTCCAAACAAACCTCCGTTTAAAAAAATAGGGCTAGTCTCACATTCTTCATCTGAATTTAAAAAAATTGCACAAGAGTATGCATCTCCATGTGTTATTGGCCATGTAAGATATTCTACAATGGGTACCAGTACTTTGGAAAATGCACAGCCATTGAAAGTAAAGGATCTCTGCATTGCACATAATGGAACAATTGCAAATGCTCAGGAATTATCAAACCTCGTTGGAGGTTGCTCTTTTACACCACAAAATGCAAGTGATACTTTGGTTGCAGCACAAAGACTAGTGTCACTAATTTCTGAAAATGGTGAAATGGGAAAAGCACTATCAATTCTAAAAAATGAGATGGTAGGATCTTATTGTTTTACATTTATCTCTGATGATAACTCTGTTTACGCTGCTCGAGATCCTAAAGGATTTCGTCCAATGGTGTTGGGACATAAGGAATCTGATGATACATACATTGTAACTTCTGAATCTGCTGCAGTTACTGCAGTTGGTGCAACTTTACAAAGAGATGTAGTTCCTGGTGAATTGATCAAATTAAGCCAAAGTGGTTTAGAAACTGAACAATTTTCTACTGATACTTCTCGTGCACATTGTTCTTTTGAATTTACTTACTTTGCCCATCCGTCAAGTAACATGGAGGGGCGCAACATTTACGTTTCAAGAAAAAAAATTGGGCAATTTATGGCAAAAAAATTTCCCATTAAAGATGCTGACTTGGTTATACCTGTACCTGATTCTGCAAGACCTGCAGCGTTAGGTTATGCTCAAGAACTTGGAGTATCTTTTGATGAAGGTCTGCTGAAAGACAGATACAGCAAGAAAGGCCCACTACGAAGTTTCATTGAACCCCATCAAAGTGATAGAGTTGAAATCAATCGTTGGATTATCCCAATTAGTGAAATAATCAAAGATAAACATGTGGTAGTAATTGATGATAGTTTAGTTAGAGGCACTAGTTCTAAGGCTATTATCAAGGCTCTTCGTCGTGCAGGTGCCAAAAAAATAAGCATGTTGATCACATATCCTCAAATCAATTATCCTTGTTATGCTGGAATTGATTTTCCATCTCAAGAAGAACTTGCTACCTATACTAATGGAAAAACTATGAGCAGTGATGAAATTACTGAAATGGTGCGACAAAGCATTGGTGTTGACTTTTTGGGATATAACACTGCTGAAAATTTAGCAGAAGCAGTTGGAATGCCAAAAGACTCAATGTGCTTTACATGTTCTTCAGGAAACTATGATTCATTGGGAATAAAACCTGATTTTACTAAACGTGAACAAGTTAAAGCAAAAATCTAA
- a CDS encoding SRPBCC family protein, with the protein MPKFSLEKIVNSNRKNTFEIFSNFENYQRIIPQHYPSVRIRSMRGDVSVVEEHLILGTMELLIMAKHVFQKPILHEMTIIGGDAKGSKIKQEFIELENETKVLVDVDLKFKGKMKFSVMFGKNNFKQNYDMVLDDFVKLAEN; encoded by the coding sequence TTGCCCAAATTCTCTTTAGAAAAAATTGTTAACAGCAATCGAAAAAATACATTTGAAATTTTTTCAAATTTTGAAAATTATCAAAGAATTATCCCACAACATTATCCATCAGTCCGCATTCGTTCTATGCGGGGTGACGTATCTGTAGTTGAGGAGCATTTGATTTTGGGTACTATGGAATTGTTAATTATGGCAAAACATGTTTTCCAAAAACCAATCTTACATGAAATGACTATTATTGGTGGTGATGCAAAGGGAAGTAAAATTAAACAAGAATTTATCGAACTTGAAAATGAAACCAAAGTCCTAGTGGATGTTGATTTAAAATTTAAAGGAAAAATGAAGTTTTCAGTCATGTTTGGAAAAAATAATTTCAAACAAAATTATGATATGGTCTTAGATGATTTTGTAAAATTAGCTGAAAATTAG
- a CDS encoding Sec-independent protein translocase subunit TatA/TatB produces the protein MLGTTEIIVLVVVIGVLIFGAKKIPELAKTFGKAKGEFEKGKIEADKDLKEFKEEINKSSSDKEVKTD, from the coding sequence ATGCTAGGGACCACCGAGATCATTGTATTGGTAGTAGTTATCGGAGTATTGATTTTTGGTGCAAAGAAGATTCCAGAACTTGCAAAAACTTTTGGTAAAGCCAAAGGAGAATTTGAGAAAGGAAAAATTGAAGCAGATAAGGATCTTAAAGAATTCAAAGAAGAGATTAACAAAAGCTCCAGTGATAAAGAAGTAAAAACAGACTAA
- a CDS encoding DUF427 domain-containing protein, translated as MQAIWNDVVIAESNDTVVVDGNHYFPFDSIKQEYFKKTELTTVCGWKGMANYYSVDVNGKINKDCAWYYAEPNDAASKIKGMVAFWNGVKVE; from the coding sequence ATGCAAGCAATTTGGAATGATGTCGTAATTGCAGAAAGTAATGACACCGTTGTGGTAGATGGAAATCATTATTTTCCATTTGACTCAATTAAACAAGAGTATTTCAAAAAAACTGAATTGACCACTGTTTGTGGTTGGAAAGGAATGGCTAATTACTATTCTGTAGATGTTAATGGGAAAATAAACAAAGATTGTGCATGGTATTATGCAGAGCCAAACGATGCTGCCTCTAAAATCAAAGGAATGGTGGCTTTTTGGAATGGCGTTAAAGTAGAATAA
- the purS gene encoding phosphoribosylformylglycinamidine synthase subunit PurS, producing MTTFQVHVTIENKPGISDPEGETILNDLVLKGTHKTVSKIKTAKMLKFTIQENDKKTAQSKVQEICDDLRIYNPMVSIVTIDVFEG from the coding sequence ATGACAACATTCCAAGTTCATGTAACTATAGAAAATAAACCTGGAATAAGTGATCCTGAAGGTGAAACTATTCTCAATGATTTAGTTCTCAAAGGGACCCACAAAACAGTTTCAAAAATTAAAACAGCAAAGATGTTGAAATTTACAATCCAAGAAAACGACAAAAAAACTGCACAGTCAAAAGTACAGGAAATTTGTGATGATTTGAGAATTTATAATCCGATGGTAAGCATTGTCACAATTGATGTTTTTGAAGGTTAA
- the tatC gene encoding twin-arginine translocase subunit TatC — MSELDGINQHLEELRKRLVRIVLVVGGISAFLLMFHAEPFQISQFTLYYPIPEPTHNIAAQITNHMRINLVPENVDLIQTAPGQAFFAQMYVAALVGVVLSMPIIIKELVGFIKPALKENEINVSRNISLPALGLFIAGCVFSYNFVIPYMLDFLYRYGEGAGLITFLNVMEFVTFVLQFLLAFGFSFQLPLVMYAISASGMVDVDFWRKNIRYAIVAIVIFGAVITPDGTGVTMMFVAGPMIGLYAAGMIIIERRERKKSNT; from the coding sequence ATGTCCGAATTGGATGGCATCAATCAACATCTTGAAGAATTAAGAAAACGTCTAGTTCGAATCGTATTAGTTGTAGGTGGAATTAGTGCATTTTTACTAATGTTTCATGCAGAACCATTTCAAATTAGTCAATTCACTTTGTATTATCCAATTCCAGAACCAACTCACAACATTGCAGCACAAATTACAAATCATATGAGAATTAATCTAGTGCCAGAAAATGTAGATTTGATTCAAACTGCACCAGGGCAAGCTTTCTTTGCTCAAATGTATGTTGCAGCACTAGTTGGAGTTGTTCTAAGTATGCCAATAATAATAAAAGAATTGGTAGGATTCATCAAACCAGCATTAAAAGAAAATGAAATCAATGTCAGTAGAAACATTTCATTGCCGGCATTAGGATTATTCATTGCAGGTTGTGTATTTTCTTATAATTTTGTCATCCCATACATGTTAGATTTTTTGTATAGATATGGAGAAGGGGCAGGATTAATTACTTTTCTCAATGTAATGGAGTTTGTAACATTTGTATTACAATTTTTGCTAGCGTTTGGTTTTTCATTTCAACTTCCTCTTGTAATGTATGCAATATCGGCATCAGGGATGGTGGATGTTGATTTTTGGAGAAAGAACATCAGATATGCAATAGTTGCCATAGTGATCTTTGGAGCAGTAATTACTCCAGATGGAACAGGGGTAACAATGATGTTTGTTGCAGGTCCCATGATTGGATTGTATGCAGCAGGCATGATCATAATTGAGCGTAGAGAGCGAAAAAAGTCTAACACTTAA
- the purQ gene encoding phosphoribosylformylglycinamidine synthase subunit PurQ yields the protein MKVGVVVFPGSNCDRDMFHVLTDVFHLNAEYFWHEKGLPENIDAIVLPGGFSYGDRLRAGVIAAHSPIIKDVKKMAEKGIPILGVCNGFQILVESGLLPGVLLKNESLNFMCEWTNLIVENNKTPFTNKFELNQRIPIPIANGEGRYYVDDDTMKELKKKNQIVFRYSEVVNGSSDRIAGVCNEDYNVVGMMPHPERAVESDINPIDNRPSSLIFESLLTKMGVAR from the coding sequence GTGAAAGTTGGAGTTGTAGTTTTTCCAGGTAGTAATTGTGATCGTGATATGTTCCATGTATTGACTGATGTGTTTCATCTTAATGCAGAATATTTTTGGCATGAAAAAGGATTGCCTGAAAATATTGATGCCATAGTTCTTCCAGGGGGATTTTCTTATGGTGATAGATTAAGAGCAGGTGTAATTGCAGCTCACAGTCCAATTATAAAAGATGTGAAAAAAATGGCTGAAAAAGGAATTCCTATTTTAGGTGTATGTAATGGATTTCAAATTCTTGTAGAATCGGGATTACTTCCAGGGGTATTGCTCAAAAATGAATCTCTTAATTTTATGTGCGAATGGACTAATCTGATTGTAGAAAACAACAAAACACCATTTACAAACAAATTTGAACTAAATCAGAGAATCCCAATCCCTATAGCTAATGGAGAGGGAAGATACTATGTTGATGATGATACTATGAAAGAATTAAAGAAAAAAAATCAAATTGTTTTTAGATATTCTGAGGTGGTAAATGGGTCCTCAGATAGAATTGCAGGCGTGTGTAATGAGGATTATAATGTGGTTGGAATGATGCCTCATCCCGAAAGAGCAGTTGAATCTGACATTAATCCAATTGATAACAGACCTTCTTCTCTAATCTTTGAATCTCTATTGACAAAAATGGGTGTTGCTAGATGA
- a CDS encoding CBS domain-containing protein yields the protein MTQVRDIMEKNVITIDYTKNALDASKILKEKEISFLVILKDGKPEGIVSEGDIVRKVAAEDVKSSQIQIKEIMSKNFKWVNPETEVEQVIQKMLNNNIRCLIVLEDEKLVGVITQTNLSEVLRSKLLITATVDNII from the coding sequence ATGACTCAAGTGCGAGACATTATGGAAAAAAATGTAATCACAATAGATTACACCAAAAATGCACTTGATGCATCAAAAATTCTAAAAGAAAAAGAGATCAGTTTTCTGGTGATACTAAAAGATGGTAAACCAGAAGGAATTGTTTCAGAAGGAGATATCGTCAGAAAGGTTGCAGCAGAAGATGTCAAGTCATCACAAATTCAGATAAAAGAGATAATGTCTAAAAATTTCAAATGGGTCAATCCTGAGACAGAAGTTGAGCAGGTAATTCAAAAGATGTTAAACAATAACATCAGGTGTTTAATTGTACTCGAAGATGAAAAATTGGTAGGAGTCATAACTCAGACAAATCTATCAGAAGTTCTCAGAAGTAAACTTTTGATTACCGCTACAGTAGATAACATAATTTAG